From Calothrix sp. PCC 6303, a single genomic window includes:
- a CDS encoding M48 family metallopeptidase: MKRRWKSLFLSFNWVLLSVGTSISVILTQPLITPAKEPVIFPVTEESLNSVPNQGGTISDDFDYLFAPPVLDQVTTTKDNSKSPSQQQIPEEVKKPESEDEAKKKPQEKVEEAAPTPEELARQQKLIEADKLYLAGNLAEAEKLYREAKEPFSQTSTKDEPRQPAITDAEQLTPAGKVYWREAEAGIAKKLQTRTLVPLDLLVQQVPQFIPGHIRYAEELKKYGDEKKSLQVLERAASLYPNQPDLVKARVDALADAKKWMEASLAARQYAILNPNNSLAPEFTQLADKHLKQYKSYIRGEIRGNAIANILTGALGYAVTGSLLGPFSALDSTILLFQGEQSIGESVAKQAKKQLDLVKDETVNTYVNDIGQKLAKVAGRDEFKYEFFVIPEPDLNAFALPGGKVFLNAGAIAKTKSEAELAGLIGHELSHVVLSHGFQLVTQGNLISNVTQYLPLGGTVGQLFGLSYSRDMERQADMLGTRILVTSGYAADGLRNLMATLKKEQKNSPPTWVSSHPGGNERVSYLEETISRNGYNRYAYEGVAKHQEIREKVKVILEKAKECKEDATKCPEEKKEN, translated from the coding sequence ATGAAACGTAGATGGAAGTCACTGTTTCTTTCCTTTAACTGGGTATTACTCTCGGTGGGAACTTCTATATCTGTGATTTTGACACAACCTTTAATTACTCCTGCGAAGGAACCTGTGATTTTTCCTGTGACTGAGGAATCACTGAATTCTGTTCCCAATCAAGGAGGTACAATATCAGATGATTTCGATTATTTATTTGCACCACCAGTTTTAGATCAAGTTACTACAACTAAAGATAATTCTAAAAGTCCTTCACAGCAGCAAATTCCTGAGGAAGTTAAAAAACCGGAATCTGAAGATGAAGCTAAGAAAAAACCCCAAGAGAAAGTAGAGGAAGCTGCACCAACTCCGGAGGAATTAGCTCGTCAGCAAAAGTTAATTGAAGCGGATAAACTATATTTGGCAGGAAATCTCGCAGAAGCTGAGAAGCTTTACCGGGAAGCAAAGGAACCTTTTTCGCAGACATCTACTAAAGATGAACCGCGTCAACCTGCAATTACTGATGCTGAACAGTTGACACCAGCAGGTAAGGTATATTGGCGAGAAGCGGAAGCGGGAATTGCTAAGAAGTTACAAACTCGCACTTTAGTTCCTTTGGATTTACTGGTGCAGCAGGTACCACAATTTATCCCCGGTCATATAAGATATGCTGAGGAGTTGAAAAAATATGGGGATGAGAAGAAGTCACTCCAAGTCTTAGAAAGGGCTGCATCTTTATATCCCAATCAGCCTGATTTAGTGAAAGCGCGTGTAGATGCTTTAGCGGATGCGAAAAAGTGGATGGAAGCTTCTTTGGCAGCTAGGCAATATGCGATTTTGAATCCTAATAATTCCTTAGCACCAGAATTTACGCAGTTAGCCGATAAACACCTCAAACAATATAAATCATACATTAGAGGGGAGATTCGCGGGAATGCGATCGCTAATATCCTCACGGGTGCTTTAGGATATGCGGTGACGGGTAGTTTGTTAGGACCTTTTTCCGCCCTCGATTCTACAATACTCTTATTCCAAGGTGAACAATCGATTGGTGAGTCGGTGGCAAAGCAAGCGAAAAAGCAGCTTGATTTGGTGAAAGATGAAACAGTTAATACCTATGTTAATGATATTGGGCAGAAATTAGCTAAGGTTGCTGGACGTGATGAATTCAAATATGAATTTTTCGTCATTCCCGAACCCGATTTAAACGCTTTTGCCCTCCCAGGTGGTAAAGTCTTTTTGAACGCTGGCGCGATCGCTAAAACCAAATCAGAGGCTGAATTGGCTGGTTTGATTGGTCATGAATTGTCCCATGTAGTGCTTTCCCATGGTTTTCAACTTGTGACTCAAGGTAATTTAATTTCTAATGTGACTCAGTATTTACCATTAGGTGGTACGGTGGGACAGCTATTTGGGCTTAGTTATAGCCGGGACATGGAACGTCAAGCAGATATGTTAGGCACCCGTATTCTTGTCACATCTGGATATGCAGCCGATGGATTGCGAAACCTGATGGCAACTCTCAAAAAAGAGCAAAAAAATTCACCCCCAACCTGGGTATCATCGCACCCTGGAGGTAATGAAAGAGTTAGCTATTTGGAGGAAACAATATCCCGCAATGGTTACAACCGCTATGCTTACGAAGGTGTTGCCAAACACCAAGAAATTCGGGAGAAAGTTAAGGTGATACTGGAAAAAGCAAAGGAATGTAAGGAAGACGCGACGAAATGTCCAGAAGAGAAAAAAGAAAATTAA
- a CDS encoding S9 family peptidase produces MQFLSRFLITLFAVVILPSHLVIAQTSTITPNENLVVQGIPPIPTSLVTTIERYTNFRAASLASWHPVRREMLISTRFADTPQIHLVKSPLAYRQQLTFFPERTSGGSFQPTEGNYFVFSKDIGGNEFSQNYRYDLATGDITLLTDGKSRNSGGLWSNKGDKIIYTSTRRTGQDNDFYLIDPKNPQSDKLLMQVKGGGWGVLDWSPDDTQVLVLEYISANESNLWLVNVASGTKKLITPKIGKEKIYYGGSAFSTDGKGLYIITDKGSEFQQLAYVDLATMQYSFLTQNIPWNIEEFELSEDGKNLAFISNEDGASILHILDTSTRKEKPLPKLPVGQILGITWHRNNVDLGFTLVSARSTADIYSLNIRDNKVQRWTQSETGGLNTANFSDAQLVRWKSFDGKMISGFLYRPPAKFTGKRPIMIDIHGGPEAQFRPGFLGRNNYYLNELGVALLFPNVRGSTGYGKTFLQLDNGFKREDSVKDIDALFNWIATQADLDKDRVMVTGGSYGGYMSLAVATKYSDKIRAAIDIVGISNFVTFLEKTESYRRDLRRVEYGDERDPKMREFQLKISPLNNAQNIRKPLFVIHGKNDPRVPLNEAEQIVKTVQKNNVPVWYLMAKDEGHGFSKKKNIDFQFYATVMFVKEYLLK; encoded by the coding sequence ATGCAATTTTTATCGAGATTCCTTATCACCCTTTTTGCAGTGGTGATACTACCTTCACACCTAGTAATAGCTCAAACTTCCACTATCACCCCTAACGAAAATCTAGTTGTTCAAGGTATTCCCCCAATACCTACAAGTTTAGTTACAACAATTGAACGCTATACAAATTTTAGAGCTGCAAGCTTGGCAAGTTGGCATCCAGTGCGGCGAGAAATGCTCATTTCAACCAGATTTGCAGATACTCCGCAGATACATCTAGTCAAATCTCCTTTAGCCTATCGTCAACAGTTGACGTTTTTCCCAGAACGCACTTCTGGTGGAAGTTTTCAACCCACAGAGGGTAATTATTTTGTCTTCAGTAAAGATATTGGTGGTAACGAATTTAGCCAAAATTATCGCTATGATTTAGCCACTGGAGATATTACCCTATTAACTGATGGGAAATCGAGAAATAGTGGTGGACTTTGGTCTAATAAAGGTGACAAAATCATCTATACATCTACTCGTCGCACTGGTCAAGATAATGATTTTTATCTAATTGACCCCAAAAACCCCCAAAGCGACAAGCTGCTGATGCAAGTCAAAGGTGGCGGTTGGGGAGTATTGGATTGGTCGCCAGATGACACACAAGTATTAGTATTAGAATACATCTCCGCCAATGAAAGTAACCTCTGGTTGGTAAATGTAGCTTCCGGTACCAAAAAACTCATTACACCGAAAATAGGTAAAGAGAAGATTTACTATGGGGGCTCTGCATTTAGTACAGATGGTAAGGGGCTATATATTATTACCGATAAAGGTTCTGAGTTTCAGCAATTAGCATATGTTGACTTAGCAACAATGCAATATAGTTTTCTGACTCAAAATATTCCTTGGAATATCGAAGAATTTGAACTTTCTGAAGATGGGAAAAATCTAGCTTTCATCAGCAATGAAGATGGTGCCAGTATTTTACATATTCTCGACACCAGCACCCGTAAAGAAAAACCATTACCAAAACTACCCGTAGGACAAATATTAGGGATTACTTGGCATCGCAATAATGTAGATTTAGGTTTTACCCTGGTTTCAGCCCGTTCTACTGCTGATATTTACTCCTTAAATATTCGTGATAACAAAGTTCAGCGTTGGACACAAAGCGAAACTGGAGGATTAAACACAGCAAATTTTAGTGATGCACAATTGGTTCGCTGGAAAAGTTTTGATGGCAAAATGATCTCTGGCTTTCTCTATCGTCCGCCAGCTAAATTTACTGGTAAACGCCCTATCATGATTGACATTCATGGGGGTCCAGAAGCACAATTTCGTCCAGGATTTTTAGGACGTAATAACTATTACCTAAATGAATTGGGTGTAGCTTTGTTGTTCCCCAATGTTCGTGGTTCTACAGGTTATGGAAAAACCTTCCTTCAACTGGATAACGGCTTTAAACGAGAAGATTCAGTTAAAGATATCGATGCGTTATTCAATTGGATTGCCACTCAAGCAGATTTAGATAAAGATCGAGTGATGGTGACAGGTGGCAGTTATGGGGGTTATATGTCATTGGCAGTTGCCACAAAATATAGTGATAAAATCCGTGCTGCAATTGATATTGTCGGCATCTCCAACTTTGTCACATTCTTGGAAAAAACCGAAAGTTATCGGCGTGATTTAAGACGTGTGGAATATGGAGATGAGCGAGATCCGAAAATGCGGGAATTCCAACTCAAAATTTCCCCTTTGAATAACGCTCAAAACATCAGAAAACCGCTGTTTGTCATTCATGGGAAAAATGACCCCCGTGTTCCTTTGAATGAAGCCGAACAAATAGTCAAAACAGTCCAAAAAAATAATGTACCTGTTTGGTATTTGATGGCGAAAGATGAAGGACACGGATTTAGTAAGAAGAAAAATATCGACTTTCAGTTTTATGCAACAGTGATGTTTGTTAAGGAATATTTATTGAAGTAG
- a CDS encoding NAD-dependent epimerase — MKILITGVAGFIGYHLAEELLLESEQIYGIDNLNSYYDVSLKKARLSQLNLNSNFKFQYLDLIDSLGISQLFQQEKFDCVVHLAAQAGVRYSLENPQAYIDSNLIGFTNILEACRHNQIKHLIFASSSSVYGANIKVPFSVSDNVDHPISLYAATKKANELMAHSYSHLYNLPITGLRFFTVYGTWGRPDMAYFKFAKAIDQNKSIDVYNYGKMQRDFTYIDDVVEAIARLIHKSPQKMSANINSNACYKIYNIGNNKPVGLLRFIQLIESAMGKKAEKNFLPMQPGDVTATYADVDDLIRDIGFKPSTSIEEGIERFVQWYQGYYH, encoded by the coding sequence ATGAAAATTTTAATTACAGGGGTTGCAGGTTTTATCGGTTATCACTTAGCAGAAGAATTACTTCTTGAAAGTGAGCAAATTTATGGAATTGACAATCTTAATTCTTACTACGATGTCAGTCTTAAAAAAGCAAGATTAAGCCAATTAAATCTAAATTCTAATTTTAAATTTCAATATTTAGACCTCATCGATAGCTTAGGAATATCCCAACTATTTCAACAGGAGAAATTTGATTGCGTTGTTCACCTTGCTGCACAAGCAGGAGTCAGATACTCACTAGAAAACCCCCAAGCATATATTGATAGTAACTTAATTGGATTTACAAATATCCTTGAAGCTTGTCGTCACAATCAAATTAAACATTTAATTTTTGCATCTTCTAGTTCCGTTTATGGTGCAAATATAAAAGTTCCATTCTCAGTTAGCGATAATGTAGATCATCCAATTTCATTATACGCAGCGACTAAAAAAGCCAATGAACTAATGGCGCATTCCTACAGCCATTTATATAATTTACCCATTACTGGATTGCGTTTCTTTACAGTTTACGGTACCTGGGGTAGACCAGATATGGCTTATTTCAAATTTGCTAAAGCCATCGATCAAAATAAATCAATTGATGTATATAACTATGGCAAAATGCAACGTGACTTTACATATATTGATGATGTAGTTGAAGCGATAGCGCGATTAATCCATAAATCACCGCAAAAAATGTCCGCCAATATTAACAGCAACGCTTGCTATAAGATTTATAATATTGGTAATAATAAGCCAGTTGGATTATTACGATTTATTCAACTAATTGAATCGGCAATGGGTAAAAAAGCAGAGAAAAACTTTTTACCTATGCAACCAGGTGATGTGACTGCTACATATGCAGATGTGGATGATTTAATCCGAGATATTGGATTTAAGCCAAGTACCAGTATTGAAGAAGGTATCGAACGCTTTGTTCAATGGTACCAAGGTTATTATCATTAG
- a CDS encoding ABC transporter ATP-binding protein, protein MTQKKPKSIKNALPVMVRIWQRFSPQIQQQNKLLITSFIALIAEIFLHLLEPWPLKFIFDYILVPNFKEKISEIPLFQGLDPFSLVAVLAIALIIITALRAFAAYFSIYGMSLAASNILTEIRAELYRHIQNLSLSFHHRVKSGDLITRVTSDISKLREVTVMSLLPLVANSCTILGMIIVMFWVHWELAIFALAIFPIFIFATARLTTKIRGIVKSQRQREGLLADVTAESLGAIKIVQALSLQSMLENTFANQNRQSFQESTKAQKLAAGMERMVELLVGVATALVLWRGVHLVMGNHITPGDLLVFVNYFRIAFKPMRLLAKYVGQIAKATASGDRILDILDTVPDIQDTHWSKEAPRFHGDMHFKNVSFAYNCEQSILKNINFTVLPGQRVALVGASGAGKSTLTSLLLRLYDPTTGGIFIDGHDLREYKIQSLRRQISVVLQESVLFAASVRDNIAYGDLNASDKEIEQAAKLANAHDFILQLPQGYNTILGERGATLSGGQRQRIAIARAAVRQSPIVILDEPTTGLDQENEHAVNEALNRLTERRTTFTISHNLKAVQNADLIVYIEAGEVLEKGTHEELMYQGGRYAAMYALQSALGNNCDRPDSFSVQV, encoded by the coding sequence ATGACACAGAAAAAACCCAAAAGTATTAAAAACGCTTTACCTGTAATGGTAAGAATTTGGCAGCGTTTTTCACCTCAAATTCAGCAGCAAAACAAGTTACTAATTACATCTTTTATTGCTTTAATAGCGGAGATATTTCTTCACCTCTTAGAACCTTGGCCGCTCAAATTTATTTTTGACTATATTCTTGTCCCGAACTTTAAAGAAAAAATCTCAGAAATTCCTTTATTTCAAGGATTAGACCCATTTAGTTTAGTTGCTGTACTTGCGATCGCATTAATCATAATAACTGCTTTACGTGCTTTTGCAGCCTACTTTAGTATATATGGAATGTCATTAGCTGCAAGTAACATCTTAACAGAAATTCGAGCCGAACTTTATCGCCATATTCAAAATCTTTCCCTATCTTTTCATCATCGAGTTAAAAGTGGTGATTTAATTACCCGTGTCACTTCAGATATTTCTAAACTGCGAGAAGTAACAGTGATGTCCTTATTACCCTTAGTCGCTAATTCTTGCACAATTTTAGGCATGATTATTGTCATGTTTTGGGTACATTGGGAATTAGCCATTTTTGCTTTAGCGATATTTCCAATATTTATTTTTGCAACAGCACGTTTAACAACAAAAATTCGGGGAATAGTCAAATCTCAACGTCAAAGGGAAGGATTATTAGCAGATGTGACAGCAGAATCCCTTGGTGCAATTAAAATTGTACAAGCACTGTCTCTTCAGTCCATGCTAGAAAATACCTTTGCAAACCAAAATCGTCAAAGTTTTCAAGAAAGTACCAAAGCACAAAAACTTGCCGCAGGGATGGAAAGAATGGTGGAACTTTTAGTTGGAGTTGCCACCGCTTTGGTACTATGGCGAGGTGTGCATTTAGTGATGGGTAATCATATTACCCCCGGTGATTTATTAGTATTTGTCAATTATTTCCGTATTGCCTTTAAACCCATGCGGTTACTAGCAAAATATGTCGGACAAATTGCCAAAGCGACTGCATCAGGCGATCGCATTCTTGATATCCTTGATACTGTTCCCGATATACAGGACACTCATTGGTCAAAAGAGGCTCCGCGTTTTCACGGGGATATGCATTTTAAAAACGTCAGTTTCGCCTACAATTGCGAACAAAGTATCCTGAAAAACATTAACTTTACAGTCTTACCCGGTCAGCGCGTGGCTTTGGTAGGGGCTTCGGGTGCTGGAAAGTCAACACTGACAAGCTTATTGCTCCGACTCTACGACCCAACCACCGGAGGAATTTTCATCGATGGACATGATTTACGTGAGTATAAAATACAATCTCTACGTCGGCAAATTAGCGTAGTTTTACAGGAAAGTGTGTTATTCGCAGCCAGTGTAAGAGATAACATTGCCTACGGTGATTTAAATGCATCAGACAAAGAAATTGAGCAAGCTGCAAAGTTAGCTAATGCCCATGATTTTATTCTGCAATTACCGCAAGGATACAACACAATTTTAGGAGAACGGGGGGCAACACTTTCGGGAGGACAAAGACAAAGAATTGCGATCGCTCGTGCTGCGGTACGTCAATCACCCATAGTTATTTTAGATGAACCAACCACAGGTTTAGACCAGGAAAACGAACATGCGGTAAATGAAGCGTTGAATCGATTGACTGAAAGACGCACAACTTTTACAATTTCCCATAACCTCAAAGCAGTTCAGAATGCTGACTTAATTGTTTATATCGAAGCAGGGGAAGTTTTAGAAAAAGGCACTCACGAGGAACTAATGTATCAAGGTGGTAGGTATGCAGCGATGTATGCATTGCAATCAGCATTAGGAAATAATTGCGATCGCCCAGATTCTTTTTCAGTGCAGGTATAA
- a CDS encoding glycosyltransferase family 2 protein, whose translation MNNPQVTIVISQRERFSFTRESLESIYEHTTVPFKLIYVDANSPQKIQKYLEEQSQAKDFRLIRRDYYLSPNQARNLAIPHVDTEYLLFIDNDVLVSPNWLESLLQCSEETNATVVCPLTCIGKNFGEVVHLAGGEAHIVEHVKDDGRIKRKVHEKHYFVNRKVAEIKEQLQRQKCEFAEFHCMLIKSDIFQKIGLLDEGFLSTREHIDFCMTVNNAGGSFYCEPASVVTYVPGLKWELPELAFFMVRWSNAWEVASLEHFAQKWNLATKDRYFEKRYQRMGHRRHKGFLIPFLNYITFGWNPLWLEKWAINLERKINQVITDNYVKSLPQQYQSLSETNPQQRELVSSQ comes from the coding sequence ATGAACAACCCACAAGTAACTATTGTTATATCTCAACGGGAACGTTTCAGTTTTACCCGTGAATCTCTGGAAAGTATTTACGAGCATACGACAGTACCTTTCAAGTTGATTTATGTAGATGCTAATTCTCCTCAAAAAATTCAAAAATATTTAGAAGAACAATCTCAAGCAAAGGATTTTCGACTGATTCGTAGAGATTATTATCTATCTCCAAATCAAGCACGCAATTTAGCTATTCCCCATGTAGATACTGAATATCTGTTATTTATAGATAATGATGTTTTGGTGAGTCCAAACTGGTTAGAATCTTTGTTGCAATGTTCAGAAGAAACAAATGCAACCGTTGTTTGTCCTTTGACTTGTATTGGCAAAAACTTTGGTGAAGTTGTGCATTTAGCAGGTGGAGAAGCACATATTGTTGAACATGTAAAAGATGACGGCAGAATTAAACGCAAAGTTCATGAGAAACATTACTTTGTCAACCGTAAAGTAGCAGAAATAAAAGAACAGTTACAACGTCAAAAATGTGAATTTGCAGAATTCCATTGTATGTTAATTAAAAGTGATATTTTCCAAAAAATTGGTTTGCTAGATGAAGGATTCCTTAGTACTCGTGAACATATAGACTTTTGCATGACTGTCAATAATGCTGGTGGTAGTTTTTATTGTGAACCTGCTTCTGTTGTCACCTATGTACCTGGTTTAAAATGGGAGTTACCCGAACTAGCGTTTTTTATGGTGCGTTGGAGTAATGCTTGGGAAGTTGCTAGCTTAGAACATTTTGCTCAAAAATGGAATCTTGCAACCAAAGATAGATATTTCGAGAAACGCTACCAACGGATGGGACATCGACGACACAAAGGTTTTTTGATACCTTTCCTAAATTATATTACCTTTGGTTGGAATCCATTATGGTTAGAAAAATGGGCGATTAATCTGGAACGGAAAATTAATCAAGTTATCACAGATAATTATGTGAAAAGTCTACCACAACAGTATCAATCGCTATCTGAAACCAATCCTCAACAACGGGAATTAGTTTCTAGTCAATAG
- a CDS encoding glycosyltransferase, with the protein MTKKICITTLEYPPDVGGVGESVNRIAKMLREVGYEVHVAVFRSKQRLVEKSTYRRASCKTTVQDNIFVHRIKSASRDGVTEVTDFLADVYFQLKCLHQKYKFDLFHALFLVETGYVTTMLAKENNIPVINSVRGSDLHKHIFNPKNYGQIAWILETSAWTTFVSRDLQKRAHVLVPSIQSKSSAFWNSIVPIDFTSLPKPALFDELSGLIIGTTGRFRDKKGIEFLLDACTKLSQEIDITLLLVGDFVDKEKLYWEYELQQSTLGTKLRITGIKSREEALAYLPHLDIFTIPSLTDGCPNALLEAMLAGCAIVGTNVDAIGEIIEDNINGLLVNPGSSSELAAAFKYLADKPELRQKFGVAAQEKVCQQLTPEIEQGNWLSIYQHVLKSSDSLITPPANCCVVSFGVADSG; encoded by the coding sequence ATGACCAAAAAAATCTGTATCACAACCTTAGAATATCCTCCCGATGTTGGTGGAGTTGGTGAGTCAGTAAATCGCATTGCTAAAATGCTGAGAGAGGTGGGTTATGAAGTTCACGTCGCAGTTTTTCGTTCCAAACAACGTTTAGTAGAAAAAAGTACTTATCGTCGTGCTAGCTGTAAAACAACTGTACAAGATAATATATTTGTACATAGAATCAAATCAGCATCTCGTGACGGTGTAACAGAAGTGACGGACTTTTTAGCTGATGTTTATTTTCAATTAAAATGTCTCCATCAAAAATATAAATTCGACCTTTTTCATGCATTATTTTTGGTGGAAACTGGTTATGTCACCACAATGTTGGCGAAAGAAAATAATATCCCAGTAATTAACAGTGTGCGTGGTTCAGACTTACACAAACATATTTTTAATCCCAAAAATTACGGTCAAATTGCTTGGATTTTAGAAACTTCCGCTTGGACTACTTTTGTCAGTCGAGATTTACAAAAACGTGCCCATGTTCTCGTTCCTAGCATCCAATCAAAATCCTCTGCTTTCTGGAATTCGATTGTCCCGATTGATTTTACAAGTCTTCCCAAACCAGCTTTATTCGATGAATTATCTGGTTTAATTATTGGAACTACAGGGAGATTTCGTGATAAAAAGGGGATTGAGTTTCTGTTAGATGCTTGTACGAAACTAAGTCAGGAAATTGATATTACTCTATTATTAGTTGGTGACTTTGTTGATAAAGAAAAGCTATATTGGGAATATGAATTACAGCAATCTACCCTGGGAACTAAACTGCGAATTACAGGGATTAAAAGTCGGGAAGAAGCTTTAGCTTATTTACCACATCTAGATATCTTTACCATACCTTCTCTGACCGATGGTTGCCCCAATGCTTTACTCGAAGCAATGTTAGCAGGTTGTGCAATTGTGGGGACAAATGTGGATGCGATCGGGGAAATAATTGAGGATAATATTAATGGTTTGTTGGTGAATCCTGGTAGTAGTTCAGAATTAGCTGCTGCTTTCAAATATTTAGCTGATAAACCAGAATTGCGACAAAAATTTGGTGTTGCAGCACAGGAAAAAGTATGTCAGCAACTGACACCAGAAATTGAACAGGGTAATTGGTTGAGTATTTATCAACATGTATTGAAATCATCAGATTCGTTGATTACACCCCCAGCTAACTGCTGTGTAGTTTCTTTTGGTGTCGCTGATTCAGGATAG
- a CDS encoding glycosyltransferase family protein, giving the protein MKKLMFYCQHILGMGHLVRSMEIVRGLIPEFQVCFINGGEVIQEFPFPDGIEVINLPAIKTDSEFQSLQVVDTSFTLAEVQEIRKNKLLEIFNQFQPDIFMIELFPFGRGKFKFELIPLLEQAKASKKPVKVVSSLRDIVVTKSNRVDYEEKVCKLMNKYFDLLLIHGDPKFYPLAETFTRLADIRCQISYTGFVVQKPPINPILNSEEQAIIESDNPLILVSVGGGRFGHELIDCVVASAPILAQKIPHHIQVFTGPFISPEKLDNWQNLTANHENISVSCYTTNLLSYMQKADLSISMSGYNTTLNIMTIGVKAMILPFTGNDDQEQQMRAEKLEKLGVVKMIQPQELQPEIFADEIINYLRKDHNTINFDFNGVENTTSLLKQLIPQPQVV; this is encoded by the coding sequence ATGAAAAAACTCATGTTTTACTGCCAGCATATTTTAGGTATGGGTCATTTAGTTCGCAGCATGGAAATAGTTCGTGGTTTGATACCAGAATTTCAAGTTTGTTTTATTAATGGTGGAGAAGTAATTCAAGAATTTCCATTTCCTGATGGTATTGAAGTAATCAATTTACCCGCAATCAAAACAGATTCTGAATTTCAATCATTACAAGTAGTCGATACGTCATTCACACTCGCAGAAGTTCAAGAAATTCGCAAAAATAAACTTTTGGAAATTTTCAATCAATTTCAACCTGATATTTTCATGATTGAATTATTCCCCTTTGGTAGAGGAAAATTTAAATTTGAGTTGATTCCCCTACTCGAACAGGCAAAAGCAAGCAAAAAACCAGTGAAGGTGGTTTCGAGTTTACGTGATATAGTCGTTACCAAAAGTAATCGTGTTGATTATGAAGAAAAAGTTTGTAAATTGATGAATAAATATTTCGATTTACTGCTAATTCATGGGGACCCCAAATTTTATCCCTTGGCAGAAACTTTTACACGTTTAGCAGATATAAGATGTCAAATTAGTTACACAGGGTTTGTTGTTCAGAAACCACCCATAAACCCGATTTTAAATTCAGAAGAGCAAGCAATTATTGAATCAGATAATCCACTTATCTTAGTGAGTGTTGGTGGTGGAAGATTTGGTCATGAATTAATCGATTGTGTAGTAGCATCAGCACCTATACTTGCACAAAAAATTCCCCACCACATCCAAGTATTTACAGGACCATTTATCTCCCCAGAAAAATTAGATAACTGGCAAAATCTCACAGCTAATCACGAAAATATCAGCGTTAGCTGCTACACCACAAATTTACTCAGTTATATGCAAAAAGCCGACTTATCTATTAGCATGTCCGGCTATAACACCACTCTAAATATTATGACAATAGGTGTAAAAGCCATGATATTACCCTTTACAGGTAACGACGACCAAGAACAACAAATGCGAGCCGAAAAACTCGAAAAGTTAGGTGTAGTAAAAATGATTCAACCGCAAGAATTACAGCCGGAAATATTTGCAGACGAAATAATTAATTACCTAAGAAAAGACCATAATACTATAAACTTTGATTTTAATGGTGTAGAAAATACCACCTCACTATTAAAACAACTTATTCCCCAACCACAAGTAGTTTAA